In the Streptomyces spororaveus genome, CTCCGCCGGTGTGGTTATGGTCCTCCAAAACGGGCGCCACCCCGGACGATGTGGACCGTTGCTGGCAGGCATTCCTCCGCCGCTTCGACCTGGAACACACGTTCCGCTTCGCGAAGCAGGCCCTCGGCTGGACCACTCCGAAACTCCGCACTCCCGAAGCCGCGGACCGCTGGACCTGGATCCTGATCGTCGCCCACACCCAGCTCCGGCTCACCCGGCCACTCGCCGCGGCCCTCCGCCGGCCCTGGGAGAAACTCACCACCCCCGGGCCGGCTCACCCCGGCCCGGGTCCGCGGGGCTTCAGGAACATCCGCGCGCACCTCGCCTGCCCGACCCATGTTCCCAAACCCCGAGGAGCAGGCCCCGGACGCCCACCCGGCGCCAAGAACAAACAGTGGGCACCCCGCTACGACGTCGGCAAGACCGTCAAACGCCCCGAGACACTCAAGGCCATCGGCAAGCCCGGAAGATCTTGGTAGATAAAGAACAAGCTTAGCGCGGAGCGGAGCTCGGCGGGGGCGGCGAGGACGACACGGCGGCCCGGGCGCCGGACGGGCTCGGCGACGGGGACTGCGACCCCGACGCCCTGGGTGAGACGGGGACCGACGGGCTCGCCGACCCGCTCGGGGGCGAGGACACGGAAGGGGTCTGCCGCCCGGACGCGGAAGGCTGCGGGGCGGGTGACGTCGGGTCCCGCGGGGACGGGCCGGGGGCCGTGATCCGCGGCGGGTTCGCCGGCAGTCCGGGGCCGGGCGGCGACGGGTCCGGGGCGAGCAGCAGGTAGCCGATCCCGGCGACCGCCGCGGCCGCCGCCAGGCCCGCCAGCGGCAGCGCGAACCGCCGCAGCCCGGCCATCGGCAGCCGTCCCCGGTGCCCCCCCGGCGGCTGCGCGGGCCGCAGCCGGCGGACGTCGATGCTGTCCGCGCGCGCGTCGAGGGCCTGCCGCAGCCTGCGCTCGACGGGGCGCTCGGTGAGGCGTTCGCCGTCACGCGTCATATCCGTCCCTCCAGAATCCGTTCCAGGGCGTCCAGGCCGCGGCTCGCGTTGGACTTCACCGCTCCCCGGCTGATCCCGAGGGTGGCCGCGATCTCCGCTTCGCTGAGGTCGGCCCAGTACCGCAGCACCAGTACCTGGCGGCGGCGCGGCGTGAGCCGGCCGAGTGCGGCGAGCACCTCGCGGTGCGCCTCGTCCAGGACCACGTGGTCCTCGGCGGACGGGATGTCGGCCGCGGCCGGCGGGGTCCAGGCCCGGACGGTGCGGCGGCGGCGCAGCACCGAGCGCGAGGTGTTGACCACCGCGGTACGCAGGTAGCCCAGCGCGTTGTCGACCTCGGCTATCTGCTCCCCGTGCCGCCGGTAGAGGGCGGTGAAGGCGTCCTGGACCACGTCCTCGGCGGTGGCCAGGTCGTCGACCAGCAGCACCGCCAGCCGGACCATGCGCAGCCGGTGCGCGTGGTAGAGCTCGGTGACGGTGGGCGGCCGCTGGTCGCCGTGGCCCGTGAGGTCGTACGTGTGCGGGGAGCCGTACGGGTCCGTGTACGGCCGCGGGGTGACCGGCGGAGCGTGCCGCTCCCGGCGCAGCAACGACCGGAGGCCCCGCCACGCCCGGCCGAAGCCGGGCGTGAGGGGGCCGACGGGTGAGGCGAGTTGGAGCACGGGATTCCTCAGCTGTTCGCGCGGCGCCGCACGGCGTACAGGGCTCCCGCGCCGGCGAGGACCAGAACCGTGGCCCCCGCCCCCATGGCGATGGTCGTCGCCGAGGAGCCAGTATGCGCGAGCTCGGCCCCGCCCGGTGCGACGGCGGGTTCGGAGGGCGACGCGCTGGGCCTGGCGCTCGAACCCGGGGACGACGGAACGGCGCTGGGCGCGGCACTGGGGGACGCGCTGGGGGACGCGCTGGGGGACGCGCTCGGCGGGGTGCTCACCGACGGGGAGGGCTTGACCGCGCCCGCGCTGGGCGAGGCACTGGCGGGCGCGCTGACCGACGGGGAGGGCGCGGCGGCCGGGCCACTGCTCGCGGCGAAGGCCGGACCGGCGAGAGCGACGGCCGCTCCGGCGGCGGCAGCGGTGACGGCAGCGGTGACGGCCGTCCGGCAGAAGGCCAGGGGGACACGCGACAGGTTCTTCACGGAGGTTCTCCACGGTCGGGTCGAGGACGCGGTACTGCGCCCTTCACCCCCGCACGACGCGCGACCCCCCGGGAGGTTGCCGCCGTTCCGGAAAAACTTTCCGGCCGGTTTCCGGCAGCGCGTCCACCCCCGCCAGGGCCGTGGCCAGGGTGGCGATGCCCTCCTCGATCTCTCCGGCCGAGCCGGCCGCGTAGCCGAGGATCAGACCCGGCGGCCCTGGCCGGACCCGGTGCCAGGACAGCGGATGGGTCTTGACCCCCAGGGCCAGGGCCGCCGAGGCCAGGGCCGTGTCCTCGAAGCCCGCACCGTCGAAGGTGACCATCAGGTGCAGCCCGGCCGCCGCGCCGTGCACCCGGGCGCCGGGCAGCAGCTCGGCGACCGCCCGGAGCATGGCGTCGCGGCGACGGCGGTGGCGGCGCCGGACGTGGCGCAGGTGCCGTTCCAGCTCGCCCGAGTCCATCAGCCGCGCGAGGACCAGCTGGGCGAGGACCGGATTGCCGAGGTCGGCGTAGCGCTTGGCGGCGGTCACGGCGTCGAGCAGGCGCGGCGGGACCAGCAGCCAGCCCAGGCGCAGTGCGGGGGCGAGGAGCTTGGACACGCTTCCCGCGTAGCAGACGCCCTCGGGGAGCAGGGCGCGCAGGGCGGGGACGGGCGCCCGGTCGTAGCGGTGCTCGGCGTCGTAGTCGTCCTCGATGACCAGTCCCCCGGCGGCCGCCCAGCCGAGCAGGTCCCGGCGGCGCTCACCGTCGAGGACGACGCCGGTCGGGAACTGGTGCGCCGGGGTGAGCAGGACGGCTCCGGCCCCGCTCGCCCGCAGCGCGGCCACGTCCAGACCAGCCTCGTCGACCGGTACGGGGACCGTCTCCATCCGCCCGTACTCCAGTTGCTGCCGGGCTCCGAGCGAGCCGGGGTCCTCGACCGCGACCCGGTGCACGCCGCCCTCCTCCCGCAGCACGTGCGCCAGCAGCGCCAGCGCCTGGGCCACACCCCCGACGACGACCACCTCGGCGGGGTCGGCTCGGATCCCCCGGTTCCGGGCCAGCCAGCCGACGACCGCCTCCCGGAGCGCTGACGCGCCCTGGGGGTTCCCGTAGCCGAAGTCGGCCGGGGTGAGGGCGGAGAGGACGCGCCGCTCGGCCTGCAGCCAGGCGGTGCGCGGGAAGGCCGCGAGGTCCGGGACGCCGGGCGAGAGGTCGATCCGGCACGGTACGGCGCGCAGGGCGTCCACCAGCCCGCCGCGCGCCGGGGCGGTGGAGGGGGCGGCCACCGGGGCCGGGGCGGCGACGACCACGGTGCCGCCCCGGCCCCGGCCGCTGACCTGGCCGGTCTCGGCGAGGCGCTGGTAGGCCTCGGTGACGAGCCCCCGGGAGACGCGCAGTTCGGCGGCGAGGACCCGGCTGGCCGGGAGCCTGCTGCCGACCGGGAGGGTGCCGTCGGCGATGGCGGCCCGCAGCCGCCCCGCCAGCCATTCGGTGCGGCCGCCCGGCGGGGCCTGGCCTACGTCGAGCTGGAGGAAGTCCGAGCCGCTCGGGCTTTTGGACCCCTCGGAGGCATCATCATTGGACCTGCTCATGGGGCCATTGTGCGGACACGCTGAATGCCATGCAGACACCACCCGCTTCCACCACCGAATCCGGCTCCGGAACCGCCCTCACGACCGTCACCGCTCCGACCGCCTCCGCCACGACCGCCTCCGCTGCCACCGCCGGCTCCACGGCGTTCCGGGATCTGGTTCCGGGGATCGCCGGAATGGCCCTGGTCGGCAGCAGCGTCACGGTCTCGCGGGCGCTCGCCGACGCCCCGCTGTTCGCCACCCAGGCCGTCCGCTACGCGGCTGCCGCACTGCTGCTGTTCGCCCTGGCCCGGGCCGCCCGGGTGCCGCTCCACCGGCCGCGCGGCCGGGAGTGGCTGTGGCTGGCGGGGATCGCGGCGACCGGGCTGGTGCTGTTCAACGTGGCCGTGGTCCGCGGGGTGGCGCACGCCGAACCGGCCGTCATCGCCGTCGCGGTGGCCTCCGTGCCGATCCTGCTGGGGCTGCTCGGTCCCTTCCTGGAAGGGCGGCGGCCCAGCCGTCGGGTGCTGCTCGCGGCTCCGGTGGTGGTGGCGGGGGCGGTACTGGTCGAGGGAACGGGCCGGACGGACGCGGCGGGGGTGGCCTGGGCGGCCCTCGCACTGGGCTGCGAGGCCGCTTTCACCCTGCTCGCGGTGCCGGTGCTGCGCCGGCACGGGGCGTGGGGGGTGTCCGTGCACGCGGTGTGGCTGGGCGCGCTGATGCTGACGGGGCTCACGGTCGTCTTCGAGAGCCCGGCCGCGGTCGCGTCGCTCGGGCGGCCCCAGTGGGTGGCGGCCGGATACCTCGCCGTCATGGTGACGGCGGTGGCCTTCCTCCTCTGGTACCGCACGGTGGCCGCCGTGGGCGCCGGGCGCGCCGGCCTGCTGACCGGGGTCGCGCCCCTGGCCGCGGCCGGTGCGGGGGTCGTCACGGGCAGCGGGGTCCCGGGCCCCGCGGTGTGGCTGGGCCTGCTGGTGGTGATCGCGGGGCTGGCCGCGGGCCTGCGGCCCGACCGGACGCCGGGGCCGGGCGCGCGGGCGTCGCGTACCGACGGCCGGGCACCCGCGTCCCCCTGAGGGCGCCCGGCGGTCGGTACGGGCCTCACACGCTGCGGCGGGCGTAGCAGAAGAGGTGCTCCTCGGGGCCCGCCCGGTCATCGGCCGGCCGGAAGGGTGCGGTGTGGTGGTGCAGCACCTCCATGCCGAGGCCGGCGAGCCTGGCCAGGTGGTCCTCCGTGGAGAGGCTGCTGACGGTGACCTCGTGGCCCATCCACTCGATGTCCAGGCCGCGGATGTCCCCCGGCACCGTGGCCAGCACGAAGTACCCGCCCGGCGCCACCCAGGACGCCATGCGGTCCAGCGCCTCCGCGACCTCCGGCTGGTCCATCACGAGCAGCGGGAAGAAGGAGCACACCGCGTCGAAGCCGGCCCGCTCGGGCGTGTAGGTGCGTACGTCGGCCTGCTCGAAGCGGGCCTGCGGGACTCTGGCGCGGGCCAGTTCGACCATGGCCGCCGAGACGTCGATACCGGTGACGGCGCATCCGGCCCGGACCAGTGCCTCGGCGGTGGGCCGTCCGGTACCGCTGCCCACGTCCAACACCCGTGCTCCGGAGGGCAGTCGGCCGGTGAGCCAGTCAAGGGCCGCCAGTTGGCCGGGAACCCGCCCGAACACCTCCTCGTAGCGCTCCCCCAGCTCGTCGAACACCTCTGCCGCCGACTTGCGTTGACTCATCGGGCCGCCCCTTCGTCTCCGGAGCACCACCGTAGTGGCGCGGTGCGGTGGGGGCCACGCCCCCCGTTAGGCTCCGTCGGACCAGGAGCTGACGATGGGGTACGACGGGATCCGGACCTCGACCTCGTTCGGCAAGAGCAAGGGGCCCACCCCACGGTGCCGACGTACCTCACCGAAGTGACCCTCTGGAAGCGGTAGTCGCAGCCCGCCGTGTGAGGCCGCGGCCTCACACGGCCCGTTCCATGCAGACCAGCCGGTCCCGCTCGTCCCACGACTCGGTGACGGTGAAGCCGAGCCGTTCGTACAGCGCGATCGCGCCCGTCCGCCAGTCCCACACCGACAGCCGCACCACGTCGGCGCCGCTTTCCCCCGCATGGGTGAGCGCGGCGCCGACGAGGCGGGAGGCGATGCCCGTTCCGCGGAACTCCGGGGCCGTCCAGAGCCGCTTGACCTCGGACCGTCCCCCGGCCGGGGCGGTCACCACCAGGCAGCCCACCGCGGTGTCCCCGCTCAGCGCCAGCAGCACCATGTCACCGGCGAACGCGGTCCGCGGGTCCGCGATCTCCATCCGGTAGCGGTCCGGCAGGCCGTCCACCCCGGCGACGGCCGCACCCTTCTCGGCCTCTGTCCGCAGGTGGTAGGCGGCCAGCAGCCCGGCCAGCCCGTCCCCGGCGCGGAGCGCCCGGCCCGGCCGGCCGGCGATGACAACCTCGTGTCGATCCGTCATGGACCGAGCATCGCATCAGGGGCCGGCCGAAGGCCCGGCGGGTCGGGCGGCTCAGGTGGAGGCGGGAACGAGGACGACGGCCGTTCCGTACGCGCACACCTCGGTCCCGACGTCCTGCGCGTCGGTGACGTCGAAGCGCATCATCAGCACGGCGTTGCCGCCGCGCGCCTTCGCCTGCTCGATGAGCCGGTCCATGGCCTGGTTCCGGGTCTCCACCAGGGTCTTGGTGAGGCCCTTCAGCTCGCCGCCGATCATGGACTTCAGGCCCGCGCCGATCTGGCTGCCCAGGTGCCGGGAACGGACGGTGAGGCCGAAGACCTCACCGATGACCCGTTCGACCCGGTAGCCGGGGACGTCGTTGGTCGTCACGACGAGGACGCCGCTCTCGTGTGCGCCGGGGCCACCGCCGTAGTCATCGATACCCATGGCTCCCACTCTCGCTCGGGCCGCCACCGCCCGCATCCGGGGCCGGGCGGTCAGGGGGGCACAGCCTCGCACTCCAATAGACAAATTGGTCATATCGGGTTAAAGGACGGTGAGCCACCGGGGCTACGCGCCCCGCCCTCGTCATAGTCGTCCCTGGCAACCGCCTGGTTGCAGCCCCGCGCCGCACGCCGCGGCCGGGTGGATGTCTTCGTAGAGGAGCCGGCTCATGCTGAAGCCCACCAGAACCACCCTCGCTCTCGCCACCGGCAGCCTGGTTCTCGGTCTGGCCGGAGCGGGCGCCGCCGTGGCCGACGACGGTCCGGAGAACCGGCCGCCGCGGGAGATCGTCGTCGGCGGAGGGTCCCAGGAGCCCGGCGCGTACCCCGAAAAGAAGCACGTCACCGGCAAGGTCGTGTCGAAGGGCCCGCTGACGGTCCGCAGCAAGCCGAGCACCCACTCGCAGTCCCTCGGCCACGTGTACCCGAACAGCAAGGTCGAGATCGAGTGCAAGAAGTACGGTGAGAAGGTCGACGGCAACGGCATCTGGTACCGCCTGGCCGACAGGAACAGCAGCTGGGAGCACGACGCCGAGGCGCCCAAGCGCGCGTACGACAAGGAGCGCTGGGTCTCCGCGCGCTACGTCAAGAACCTCTCCGAGGTGAAGTACTGCCGCTGAGCGGTCAGTTCACCGGGCGTACGGCACGCGGCCCCACGCACTCGACGCCGTACGCCCGGACCCGCTCCCGCAGTTCACGGTCGGCCGTGACCACGACGCAGCCGCGCTCCGCGTATGCGGCGGCCAGCTCCACGATCCGGTCGTCACCGCTTCCGGGCGCCGAGTCCACCCGGACGCCGGGAACGGACCCGACGCCCCGGGCGGCACCCTCGACGACGAGTACGATCTCCTCGTCCCCGCCCCGGCCGGCCAGCAGGTCGCGCAGCCGGACCGCGGCGCCCCGCCGGTCCCGCCACCAGCCGTCCGGCACCGAGCCGACGACGTTCGCACCGTCCACGATCAGCACGTTCCGCACGGCGTCCGGAGCGTCCTCGGCGTTCACCGCGTCCACGGCAGCCCGGCCTCAGAAGTCTCCGTAGTTGACCTGCCAGGTGGGCAGGCCCATCCGGCGCCAGATCGCGACCACCCGGTCCCGGTCGTCGAGCGAGACCCGTACCGCGTACCGGTGGCGGACGTGCGTGTCGAACAGCTCCGCCTTCACCACGTCGTCGCGGCGTGTGTCGCCCGCCGCGCGCATCCACAGCTCGTCGTACGGCACCTCGTGGCGCCGCAGCCAGGATTCCGTCTGCGGGCGGTGCTCCTCGCCGCGCCCCGACAGCAGCACGATCACGTCGCCGTCTGCGCGGCGGAAGGCGTCGAGCGCGTGCCGTACCGGCTCGTTGAGCAGGTCGAGCTCGCAGCGCGAGAAGTCGTACGGGCCCCGGTCGCCGGTCAGCGCGAGCGTGCCGTCGATGTCGCACATGACCGCCGCCGGCAGGGCCGGGTCGGGAACGTACGCGGTCACGGGCGGCGCGGCCACCCCGCTCGACCCGCCGTTCATCCACGCCGACGTCAGCCGCCAGCCTCCCCTGCGTGCCTTCTCGTGCTTCTCGGCCAGGATGCGGATGATCTCCTCGCCGACCTGGCGCTCGCGCGCGGCGTCCCGGCGCAGGCACTCCTCCAGCGGGACGTCGGTGAAGTCGTGGACGACGAAGGTCGCGAGACCGCCGACCGCCGCCTTGAGCCGCTTGGGGATGTTCTTGGTCAGGTGGGTGTTGTCGACGACCACGTCGAAACCGCCGTCGACCGCCGCGCGGACCGCCGCGTCCTGGACGGCCAGCACGGTCTGCTCGTGCCGGAAGCTGCGGCCCCGTGCCGGGTCCGGGAGGTCGAGCATGAGCCGCAGGTCGTCGAGGTTGACGCGGCGCATGCGGCCACCGGCCTCGGCCTGCAGGGCGCGCGCGGCCGTCGTCTTGCCGGAGGCCGGCAGGCCCGTCATGACGTGCACGACGGGCAGCGGGGCCTCCTCGGCGGCGGCCACGGCCCCGGCCGCGTTCACGTCGTCATCCGCATCCGTATGCGTGGGTGTCTCTTCGGACACGGGTCAGTTCTCCTCGTCGTTCGTGAAGGGGTCGGACGTCTCCGGCCGCACGTTGCGCCATACGGCCAGTTCCGTGGACCGGCCGTCCAGGCGCAGGAACATCGCGGCCCTGACCTCCCGGTCGGGCAGTGTCTTCACCGCCCGGGCGAAGGCGCCCCGGTCGGCGGCCAGGTGCGCGAGGCCCGCGTACGCCTCGTCGATGGCGCGCTCGCGCCGCGCGAACTCGCTCTCGATCCGCTCGATCACCTCGCGCACCCACGTGTCGAACTCGTCGGGCACCTGGTCCAGCAGCGCGTCGAGGGGCTTGCCGCCCGAGGCCTCGATCTCGGCGACCGTGGTGCCGAGGCCCTGGGCCAGCTGCTTGAGGGGCAGGCCGGCGAACCGCTGGATGCCGTGGGCGCGCCAGATGTCCCGCTCGGTGGCCTTGGTGAGCAGCCGGTGGAGGCGTACGTACTCGGACAGCTTGGCCTTGGCGCGCACACCGGAGGCGAAGCGCAGGACGAAGCCCTCCGCCTGGGTGCCGGTCGCCCGGGCGCCCCCGGGCAGGGTGTTGGAGTCGGTCAGCGCGATCAGGTCGTCGATGGGCATGGCCGGCCACAC is a window encoding:
- a CDS encoding RNA polymerase sigma factor, with translation MLQLASPVGPLTPGFGRAWRGLRSLLRRERHAPPVTPRPYTDPYGSPHTYDLTGHGDQRPPTVTELYHAHRLRMVRLAVLLVDDLATAEDVVQDAFTALYRRHGEQIAEVDNALGYLRTAVVNTSRSVLRRRRTVRAWTPPAAADIPSAEDHVVLDEAHREVLAALGRLTPRRRQVLVLRYWADLSEAEIAATLGISRGAVKSNASRGLDALERILEGRI
- a CDS encoding LAETG motif-containing sortase-dependent surface protein → MKNLSRVPLAFCRTAVTAAVTAAAAGAAVALAGPAFAASSGPAAAPSPSVSAPASASPSAGAVKPSPSVSTPPSASPSASPSASPSAAPSAVPSSPGSSARPSASPSEPAVAPGGAELAHTGSSATTIAMGAGATVLVLAGAGALYAVRRRANS
- the pdxR gene encoding MocR-like pyridoxine biosynthesis transcription factor PdxR, whose amino-acid sequence is MSRSNDDASEGSKSPSGSDFLQLDVGQAPPGGRTEWLAGRLRAAIADGTLPVGSRLPASRVLAAELRVSRGLVTEAYQRLAETGQVSGRGRGGTVVVAAPAPVAAPSTAPARGGLVDALRAVPCRIDLSPGVPDLAAFPRTAWLQAERRVLSALTPADFGYGNPQGASALREAVVGWLARNRGIRADPAEVVVVGGVAQALALLAHVLREEGGVHRVAVEDPGSLGARQQLEYGRMETVPVPVDEAGLDVAALRASGAGAVLLTPAHQFPTGVVLDGERRRDLLGWAAAGGLVIEDDYDAEHRYDRAPVPALRALLPEGVCYAGSVSKLLAPALRLGWLLVPPRLLDAVTAAKRYADLGNPVLAQLVLARLMDSGELERHLRHVRRRHRRRRDAMLRAVAELLPGARVHGAAAGLHLMVTFDGAGFEDTALASAALALGVKTHPLSWHRVRPGPPGLILGYAAGSAGEIEEGIATLATALAGVDALPETGRKVFPERRQPPGGSRVVRG
- a CDS encoding DMT family transporter; amino-acid sequence: MQTPPASTTESGSGTALTTVTAPTASATTASAATAGSTAFRDLVPGIAGMALVGSSVTVSRALADAPLFATQAVRYAAAALLLFALARAARVPLHRPRGREWLWLAGIAATGLVLFNVAVVRGVAHAEPAVIAVAVASVPILLGLLGPFLEGRRPSRRVLLAAPVVVAGAVLVEGTGRTDAAGVAWAALALGCEAAFTLLAVPVLRRHGAWGVSVHAVWLGALMLTGLTVVFESPAAVASLGRPQWVAAGYLAVMVTAVAFLLWYRTVAAVGAGRAGLLTGVAPLAAAGAGVVTGSGVPGPAVWLGLLVVIAGLAAGLRPDRTPGPGARASRTDGRAPASP
- a CDS encoding class I SAM-dependent methyltransferase — its product is MSQRKSAAEVFDELGERYEEVFGRVPGQLAALDWLTGRLPSGARVLDVGSGTGRPTAEALVRAGCAVTGIDVSAAMVELARARVPQARFEQADVRTYTPERAGFDAVCSFFPLLVMDQPEVAEALDRMASWVAPGGYFVLATVPGDIRGLDIEWMGHEVTVSSLSTEDHLARLAGLGMEVLHHHTAPFRPADDRAGPEEHLFCYARRSV
- a CDS encoding GNAT family N-acetyltransferase, which encodes MTDRHEVVIAGRPGRALRAGDGLAGLLAAYHLRTEAEKGAAVAGVDGLPDRYRMEIADPRTAFAGDMVLLALSGDTAVGCLVVTAPAGGRSEVKRLWTAPEFRGTGIASRLVGAALTHAGESGADVVRLSVWDWRTGAIALYERLGFTVTESWDERDRLVCMERAV
- a CDS encoding YbjQ family protein — its product is MGIDDYGGGPGAHESGVLVVTTNDVPGYRVERVIGEVFGLTVRSRHLGSQIGAGLKSMIGGELKGLTKTLVETRNQAMDRLIEQAKARGGNAVLMMRFDVTDAQDVGTEVCAYGTAVVLVPAST
- a CDS encoding SH3 domain-containing protein, yielding MLKPTRTTLALATGSLVLGLAGAGAAVADDGPENRPPREIVVGGGSQEPGAYPEKKHVTGKVVSKGPLTVRSKPSTHSQSLGHVYPNSKVEIECKKYGEKVDGNGIWYRLADRNSSWEHDAEAPKRAYDKERWVSARYVKNLSEVKYCR
- a CDS encoding NTP pyrophosphohydrolase — encoded protein: MNAEDAPDAVRNVLIVDGANVVGSVPDGWWRDRRGAAVRLRDLLAGRGGDEEIVLVVEGAARGVGSVPGVRVDSAPGSGDDRIVELAAAYAERGCVVVTADRELRERVRAYGVECVGPRAVRPVN
- a CDS encoding phosphatase domain-containing protein, encoding MSEETPTHTDADDDVNAAGAVAAAEEAPLPVVHVMTGLPASGKTTAARALQAEAGGRMRRVNLDDLRLMLDLPDPARGRSFRHEQTVLAVQDAAVRAAVDGGFDVVVDNTHLTKNIPKRLKAAVGGLATFVVHDFTDVPLEECLRRDAARERQVGEEIIRILAEKHEKARRGGWRLTSAWMNGGSSGVAAPPVTAYVPDPALPAAVMCDIDGTLALTGDRGPYDFSRCELDLLNEPVRHALDAFRRADGDVIVLLSGRGEEHRPQTESWLRRHEVPYDELWMRAAGDTRRDDVVKAELFDTHVRHRYAVRVSLDDRDRVVAIWRRMGLPTWQVNYGDF